A DNA window from Acidobacteriota bacterium contains the following coding sequences:
- a CDS encoding sigma-70 family RNA polymerase sigma factor — MDPGSDPSATSTIQLVAMAKSGDAEALSRLLDRFLPRLTRWASGRLPRWVRDLSDTDDLVQDTLVRTVRSLNTFEMRGEGAFQAYLRQAILNRVKDEARGRARRPHRDELDDDLLFSGASPLEATIGQQTMERYERALRLLEPEAREAVIARVEMGCSYQEIADLIGKPSPDAARMTVSRAILRLAQVMKNEA, encoded by the coding sequence TTGGACCCGGGCAGCGATCCGTCCGCGACCTCTACCATCCAGCTCGTGGCCATGGCCAAGAGCGGCGACGCCGAGGCGTTGAGCCGGCTGCTCGACCGGTTTTTGCCCCGGCTGACGCGCTGGGCCTCGGGCCGGTTGCCGCGCTGGGTGCGTGACCTGTCAGATACGGACGACCTCGTGCAAGACACGCTGGTGCGAACCGTGCGCTCCCTGAATACCTTCGAAATGCGGGGTGAAGGCGCCTTCCAGGCGTACCTGCGGCAGGCGATCCTCAATCGCGTCAAAGACGAGGCGCGCGGCCGGGCGCGCCGTCCGCACCGCGATGAGCTCGATGACGACCTCCTCTTCAGCGGCGCCAGCCCGCTCGAGGCGACCATTGGGCAACAGACGATGGAGCGCTACGAGCGCGCGCTGCGGTTGCTCGAACCCGAAGCGCGGGAGGCGGTCATCGCGCGTGTCGAGATGGGGTGTTCGTACCAGGAGATCGCCGACTTGATTGGTAAGCCGTCGCCCGACGCCGCCCGCATGACGGTCAGCCGCGCCATCCTGCGCCTCGCCCAGGTCATGAAGAATGAAGCCTGA
- a CDS encoding protein kinase — protein MKPDPLIDTAGRVADFAGVDWDAAFAGLSADDRAVADQLVAVSQVAAAHRQLHDLLPGDPSSPADDRPVASRWGHLELLEQVGRGSFGIVYRALDTHLHREVALKLFPRSSQPATVIEEGRRLARVRHPNVVTVFGADVHEGLPGIWMEFVRGKRLDLLVKEQGRFGAHEAALIGRDLCRALAAIHAAGLVHRDVKAQNVMREAGGRIVLMDLGASSVLLPGDAVADQTGTPLYMAPEVLAGTPATPESDVYSLGVTLFYLATGQFPIAAASLAALRQAHLDRSGRNLLDVRADLAPEFVRAVSRAVEHDPARRTRTAGEFEADLSDVLSTSVATAADPVTTGRGWRGLVLWLAAALAVVLSGAAITRFTSVEPSDTSIAVLPILNRTGNPDLDYLTTGMTELLISNLARIRSLRVPSYDAVRNLSPTAETDGQASRLGVRLLLAGSLDQVNDAFRLNVRLSEPATGKTIWGDEIIRDRAGIISAQTEISRLVATRLMLDLSPGERRALAERVLNPEAQDAYVRGLVETTIAFDDRRAALAASLFKRAIELEPTFAEAWAELALIEHRLADLSALPERAPRIEHARELARRSLSLDPELPVGLTALATVQFYFDWDLPLAEETYRQAIASSPSYALARQRLAMLLAAQGRFAESIAMGLEAREREPLIANRTTSVATLYYYARDFAQAESEMRRALSLSPGYGVAHFGLGRIYSARGLFDAAIAEIQQALAQSRNVGWLSELARVYLSAGRQDDAGAVMQELETRRRAGETPGPDSLAYLAVAEGRFDDALAILEEAVAQRSTNALWLGVDPRVDPLRTDPRFGELLRRAGLGAQP, from the coding sequence ATGAAGCCTGACCCCTTGATCGACACCGCCGGCCGGGTCGCCGATTTTGCCGGCGTCGACTGGGACGCGGCATTCGCCGGCCTCTCGGCCGACGACCGCGCGGTGGCCGATCAGCTCGTGGCCGTGTCCCAGGTCGCCGCGGCGCACCGCCAGCTGCACGACCTGTTGCCGGGCGATCCGTCGAGCCCGGCCGACGACCGGCCGGTCGCCTCGCGCTGGGGGCATCTCGAGCTGCTCGAGCAGGTGGGCCGCGGCTCGTTCGGCATTGTCTACCGCGCCCTCGACACCCATCTTCATCGCGAGGTCGCGCTCAAGCTGTTCCCGCGGTCCTCGCAGCCGGCCACGGTGATCGAAGAGGGCCGGCGCCTGGCGCGGGTGCGGCACCCGAACGTCGTCACGGTGTTTGGCGCCGACGTGCACGAGGGCCTGCCGGGCATTTGGATGGAGTTCGTCCGCGGCAAGCGGCTGGACCTGCTGGTCAAGGAGCAGGGGCGCTTCGGCGCGCACGAGGCCGCCTTGATCGGCCGCGATTTGTGCCGCGCGCTGGCGGCCATTCACGCCGCCGGCCTGGTGCATCGGGATGTCAAGGCGCAGAACGTGATGCGCGAGGCGGGCGGCCGCATTGTCTTGATGGACCTCGGCGCCAGCTCGGTGTTGTTGCCGGGTGATGCCGTCGCCGATCAGACCGGCACGCCGCTCTACATGGCGCCCGAGGTGCTGGCCGGCACGCCAGCGACACCGGAGAGTGACGTCTACAGCCTTGGCGTCACCCTGTTTTATCTGGCGACCGGGCAGTTTCCGATCGCCGCCGCCTCGTTGGCGGCGCTGCGCCAGGCGCACCTCGATCGGAGCGGCCGGAACCTGCTCGATGTGCGAGCGGACCTGGCCCCGGAGTTCGTTCGCGCCGTCTCTCGCGCCGTCGAGCATGACCCGGCGCGGCGCACGCGAACGGCCGGCGAGTTCGAGGCTGACCTGTCGGACGTCCTCTCGACCAGCGTGGCGACCGCCGCCGACCCGGTGACGACCGGCCGGGGCTGGCGCGGCCTGGTGCTCTGGCTGGCCGCCGCGCTTGCCGTCGTGCTGAGCGGGGCGGCGATCACCCGGTTCACCTCGGTCGAACCAAGCGACACCTCCATCGCCGTCCTGCCAATCCTCAACCGGACCGGAAACCCGGACCTCGACTACCTGACCACCGGGATGACCGAACTGCTGATTTCCAACCTCGCCAGGATTCGCTCGTTGCGGGTGCCGTCCTACGACGCCGTCCGCAATCTGTCGCCAACGGCGGAGACCGACGGCCAGGCGTCCCGCCTCGGGGTCCGTCTCCTGCTGGCGGGATCGCTTGACCAGGTCAATGACGCGTTCCGGTTGAACGTGCGCCTGTCAGAGCCGGCCACCGGAAAGACCATCTGGGGCGACGAAATCATTCGCGATCGCGCCGGCATCATCAGTGCCCAAACCGAAATTTCCAGGCTGGTGGCCACGCGCCTGATGCTGGATCTGTCGCCCGGCGAACGGCGCGCCCTGGCGGAACGTGTGCTCAATCCCGAGGCCCAGGACGCCTACGTCCGCGGCCTGGTGGAGACCACCATTGCGTTTGACGATCGCCGGGCCGCATTGGCAGCTTCCCTGTTCAAGCGGGCGATCGAACTGGAGCCCACCTTTGCCGAGGCCTGGGCGGAACTGGCGTTGATCGAGCATCGACTCGCCGACCTGTCGGCGTTGCCGGAGCGGGCGCCCCGAATCGAGCACGCCCGGGAACTGGCCCGTCGGTCGCTCTCGCTTGACCCCGAACTGCCGGTCGGGTTGACCGCGTTGGCCACGGTCCAGTTCTACTTCGATTGGGACTTGCCGTTGGCGGAGGAAACCTATCGGCAGGCGATTGCGTCCAGTCCGAGTTACGCACTGGCGCGCCAGCGGCTCGCGATGCTGCTGGCGGCGCAAGGACGATTCGCCGAGTCCATCGCCATGGGCCTGGAGGCGAGGGAGCGCGAGCCCCTGATCGCCAATCGCACGACCTCCGTGGCCACCCTGTATTACTATGCGCGCGATTTCGCGCAGGCGGAATCTGAGATGCGACGGGCCCTGTCCCTCTCGCCCGGCTACGGGGTCGCCCATTTTGGGTTGGGACGGATCTACAGCGCCCGCGGCTTGTTTGATGCGGCGATTGCCGAAATCCAGCAGGCGCTCGCGCAAAGCCGGAACGTCGGGTGGCTGTCCGAACTGGCGCGGGTCTACCTGTCGGCCGGACGCCAGGACGACGCCGGCGCCGTGATGCAGGAACTGGAAACCAGGCGGCGCGCGGGCGAGACCCCCGGGCCCGACAGCCTGGCGTACCTGGCCGTTGCCGAGGGGCGTTTCGACGACGCCCTGGCGATCCTCGAAGAGGCGGTGGCCCAGCGTTCGACGAATGCGTTGTGGCTTGGAGTGGACCCTCGAGTCGATCCGTTGAGGACCGATCCGAGATTCGGTGAACTGTTGCGCCGGGCAGGACTCGGCGCACAACCCTAG